The Cyclobacteriaceae bacterium genome includes a region encoding these proteins:
- a CDS encoding sensor histidine kinase → MKLRDLFYCLVLVITCLGQSYGQVKITDPTVLYDNSKGLQYCLSKGAKSIQLDTSDFVSNVPSLTEKLNNIIWVKGSFTNVTQEKTVLGVLNATIDSLIVYIKENNSLRELAITGDRFPFYDRKYKTECFMVDMPASDSVQTFYLKIKVKELTEIPVFLGSQDAFKERFHTTDIGVAIFLGAILILIIYNLFICIATKELNYLIYAMANSFALLLILTLDGYSFHYFWPSSPALNDFVPSIAALNSALYCLFFISFTNLKTYEPKWRTYFVCVILFFVSLVPLNLFSYNYLAAYLYQVCAIPYIFIQLYVVRKVIQKGYTPARYFFWGSCLYSSGGLMFIMYNLNILPLDFPVGLYLKVSLLLEACLLSFALADKLNFLKNENIRITSESNSNLKVSNTKLKDALESLDLFTYRSAHDIRGPLMRLKGLINLLSTDQQYFDTYADKLKRTADNMEAILDKHIILNTLKNYKIRLSDVKAKKIIERIGVDLNLPLDSISFEEKEDITFYSDEYLLSLIFKEMISNSKLFAQENVPLRIKIRAAKERDKILFHYSDNGSGVEEASRGKIFEIFFRGSQVSQGSGIGLNIVSEAVSLLNGMIILKESKMGLTVFEIRIPYSVNISVGYASRGSVESTS, encoded by the coding sequence ATGAAATTAAGAGATCTTTTTTATTGTCTTGTACTGGTCATCACTTGTCTGGGGCAATCGTATGGACAGGTAAAGATCACTGATCCTACAGTGTTGTATGACAATTCAAAAGGACTCCAATATTGTCTTTCCAAAGGAGCAAAGAGCATTCAGCTTGATACTTCGGATTTTGTTTCAAATGTTCCTTCGCTAACAGAGAAGCTTAATAATATTATATGGGTGAAGGGCAGTTTCACTAATGTTACTCAGGAGAAGACTGTCCTGGGGGTATTGAATGCCACAATCGATAGTCTTATAGTTTATATCAAAGAGAATAACTCCCTTCGTGAACTTGCCATTACAGGAGATCGGTTTCCTTTTTATGACAGGAAGTACAAGACTGAGTGCTTTATGGTGGATATGCCTGCTTCTGACAGTGTGCAGACATTCTATCTGAAGATCAAGGTAAAAGAGCTGACGGAAATTCCTGTTTTTTTAGGTAGTCAGGATGCTTTTAAAGAGCGTTTCCATACTACTGATATAGGAGTAGCAATTTTTCTGGGAGCCATCCTTATCCTGATCATTTACAATCTCTTCATTTGCATTGCGACCAAGGAGTTGAACTACCTCATCTATGCAATGGCCAACTCTTTTGCCTTGCTACTCATCCTTACGTTGGATGGATATTCGTTTCATTACTTCTGGCCATCGTCGCCTGCACTGAATGACTTCGTTCCATCGATAGCGGCATTGAACAGTGCTTTGTATTGCCTGTTCTTTATATCATTCACCAATCTTAAGACGTATGAACCGAAATGGAGAACATATTTCGTCTGTGTTATCCTGTTCTTTGTTTCTCTCGTTCCGTTGAATCTCTTTTCTTACAATTATCTCGCCGCCTATTTGTATCAGGTATGCGCAATACCGTATATTTTTATTCAGTTGTATGTTGTGCGTAAAGTAATTCAGAAAGGATATACACCTGCCAGATATTTCTTCTGGGGCTCCTGTCTTTATTCATCTGGCGGCTTGATGTTCATCATGTATAATCTTAACATCCTTCCATTGGATTTTCCCGTTGGACTTTACCTGAAAGTCTCTCTTCTGCTGGAAGCCTGTCTTTTGAGCTTCGCCCTTGCCGATAAGCTTAACTTCCTTAAAAATGAAAATATCAGGATCACATCCGAATCCAATTCAAATCTTAAAGTAAGCAACACCAAGCTCAAGGATGCTCTCGAATCTCTGGATCTGTTTACCTACCGCTCTGCACATGATATACGTGGACCATTGATGAGACTCAAAGGATTGATTAATCTTTTGTCAACGGATCAACAGTATTTTGATACGTATGCTGATAAGCTGAAGCGCACCGCAGATAACATGGAGGCTATTCTGGACAAGCATATCATATTGAATACCCTCAAGAATTATAAGATCAGACTGTCGGATGTAAAAGCAAAGAAGATTATCGAAAGAATCGGAGTGGATTTGAATCTGCCACTTGACTCCATTTCATTTGAAGAAAAGGAGGATATTACTTTTTATTCTGATGAGTATCTGCTTTCTCTCATCTTCAAGGAAATGATTTCCAACAGTAAATTATTCGCACAGGAAAACGTTCCGTTAAGGATCAAAATAAGAGCAGCAAAGGAACGGGATAAAATACTTTTTCATTATTCTGATAATGGAAGCGGAGTAGAGGAAGCCAGCAGAGGGAAGATCTTTGAAATATTTTTCCGGGGATCCCAGGTATCTCAGGGGTCCGGAATCGGACTTAATATCGTCAGTGAGGCGGTCAGTCTTCTCAATGGAATGATCATTCTGAAGGAAAGCAAGATGGGATTAACCGTCTTCGAAATACGAATCCCGTACTCTGTAAATATCAGTGTTGGATATGCTTCCCGCGGCAGCGTTGAATCAACATCATAA
- a CDS encoding FAD-binding protein has protein sequence MSAEKAIVWYSYSIVAFCVVGVTFVHIPPAMGYDWSSYKIFCDSWVWGSLVIHFFETPVIFFNLYVAYFGLKKLTPETRENYLSLLSSSFTTNFGFFTIECVQLFFSFPNHAAGWEKTTYVSIVVLMLGALIFLLYVKNLLLNQKTGFGLEVHMDGFYHPSTEEEIVYLVKEAATRNVKIRCRGAAHSLSHAIYAGPLDYPNKVSLPHPSRSEHINIMLDRYKKFRWLDDKTGVVEVEAGIHLGDDPNDDPGQSSFENGLLYQIKAKNFTLEDLGGIIHQTLSGFLMTGSSGGSLQYNIIDNIEAFSMIDGEGNVEWFYKGEDHFNALLTSLGVQGIMSKIRLKLSPMFIIEGEEKTVAMKECEVDLFDEKTLDKKVPLMDFFKKNAYARLLWWPQPKVERVVIWKADRPQDPPEDNFERQPYSSLSKYPFTALFLQTGGCVIFTMLKNRYFFKAWKKLLPVFMAYKNSVYQIWGSTFTAWVAAWIVVYLLMIVCFAISILFFIVKIFEPKSNPWLPTWVVKMFQGITKKGQTRTFSDYPWGSLAMDNEINDTILATEFTEMWVPIEEASKAMNFMRRKYEENRYKACGYYATELYATEESDIWLSPSYGTKVLRIDLFWFTHNEGDPSAETKGEDGFFNQFWDDMKTEGITFRLHWGKFLPGHKIAGSTQTTYPEWATYLSKQYPRWDDFMKLRAKRDPKNIFMTDYWSLHLFGK, from the coding sequence ATGTCTGCTGAGAAAGCAATTGTTTGGTATTCTTACTCGATTGTCGCCTTTTGTGTAGTCGGAGTAACATTTGTTCATATTCCTCCGGCGATGGGATATGACTGGTCATCGTATAAAATATTTTGTGATTCATGGGTCTGGGGAAGTCTTGTTATTCATTTTTTTGAAACACCTGTTATATTTTTTAATCTCTACGTTGCCTACTTCGGTCTCAAGAAGCTGACACCGGAGACCCGCGAAAATTATCTCTCCTTACTGAGCAGTTCATTCACCACGAACTTTGGTTTTTTTACGATCGAGTGCGTCCAGCTCTTTTTCAGCTTTCCGAATCACGCTGCCGGCTGGGAAAAGACTACCTACGTTTCAATTGTAGTGCTGATGCTTGGAGCACTGATCTTCCTGCTTTATGTGAAAAACCTTCTGCTCAACCAGAAAACGGGTTTTGGATTGGAAGTTCACATGGATGGATTTTATCATCCTTCTACTGAGGAAGAGATCGTTTATCTTGTAAAAGAGGCCGCCACCAGAAATGTTAAGATCCGGTGCAGAGGTGCTGCGCATTCACTATCTCACGCCATCTATGCAGGTCCATTGGACTATCCAAATAAAGTCTCTCTACCTCATCCATCCAGGTCAGAGCATATTAATATCATGCTGGATCGATATAAAAAATTCAGGTGGCTGGATGATAAGACCGGAGTTGTAGAAGTGGAAGCCGGTATTCATTTAGGTGATGATCCCAATGATGATCCTGGACAATCCAGCTTTGAGAATGGATTGCTGTATCAGATCAAGGCGAAGAACTTTACGCTGGAAGATCTTGGTGGCATCATTCACCAGACATTATCAGGATTTCTGATGACAGGAAGTTCAGGTGGATCTTTGCAATACAACATTATTGATAATATCGAAGCCTTCTCCATGATTGATGGTGAAGGAAATGTTGAGTGGTTTTATAAAGGTGAGGATCATTTCAATGCGCTTCTCACTTCATTGGGTGTTCAGGGGATCATGAGCAAGATCCGATTAAAGCTCAGCCCGATGTTTATCATTGAAGGTGAAGAGAAGACGGTTGCAATGAAGGAATGTGAAGTTGATCTGTTCGATGAAAAGACTTTGGACAAGAAAGTTCCTCTGATGGACTTCTTTAAAAAGAACGCCTATGCAAGATTGCTCTGGTGGCCGCAACCCAAAGTAGAGAGAGTTGTTATCTGGAAAGCAGATCGCCCACAAGACCCACCAGAAGATAACTTTGAGCGGCAGCCTTATAGTTCGTTGAGCAAGTATCCGTTCACGGCGCTTTTTCTTCAGACAGGAGGTTGCGTGATCTTCACCATGCTGAAGAACAGGTATTTTTTTAAGGCCTGGAAAAAACTTCTGCCTGTATTCATGGCCTATAAAAACAGTGTCTATCAGATATGGGGAAGCACCTTTACAGCATGGGTAGCAGCATGGATCGTAGTGTATTTATTGATGATCGTTTGCTTCGCGATTTCTATTTTATTCTTTATTGTAAAAATCTTCGAACCCAAATCCAATCCATGGCTTCCAACATGGGTTGTAAAGATGTTCCAGGGAATAACGAAAAAAGGTCAAACGAGAACGTTCTCAGATTATCCATGGGGAAGTCTGGCAATGGATAATGAGATCAACGACACAATTCTGGCAACTGAGTTTACGGAGATGTGGGTGCCGATTGAAGAGGCAAGTAAGGCAATGAACTTCATGAGAAGAAAATATGAAGAGAACCGATATAAGGCCTGTGGTTATTATGCCACTGAATTATATGCTACTGAGGAGAGTGACATTTGGTTAAGTCCTTCCTATGGAACCAAGGTCTTAAGAATCGATCTCTTTTGGTTTACGCACAATGAGGGTGACCCATCCGCTGAAACAAAAGGGGAGGATGGCTTCTTCAATCAATTCTGGGATGACATGAAAACTGAAGGAATCACGTTCAGATTGCATTGGGGGAAATTTCTACCGGGTCATAAAATAGCTGGAAGCACACAAACTACCTATCCTGAATGGGCCACTTATCTTAGCAAGCAGTATCCAAGATGGGATGACTTTATGAAATTGAGAGCGAAGCGCGATCCGAAGAATATCTTCATGACAGATTACTGGTCTCTTCATTTGTTTGGTAAATAA
- a CDS encoding patatin-like phospholipase family protein — MGAKKIALVLSGGAFNGAFQMGALQYMNTHWAEIFPTYSTPMKFDIVTGISVGALNGVFVASERFEELEKFWQKLSDNGAEEVFTSEYIDTKSQSDKLEFRKFSFWKQIILLFKIKKLIKETKALADIAPLHQKLKDTVTRAAVKTNFKCGLATLNDQGKYQSFGAEDFSTDEDFQNAILASASMPIIWKPVEKITTKNGTVISNTVDGGIRTVVPLGDAIKDIKLDAASEYTIIIVNCCSTKVDSVDPEKLKNYNMAEIALRSVVSISQNEITNNDSEWFLKINDILAQLREANINLPIKAYDFESQSRLPQDILREFKFVLIQPDPEVMGDELVANKKLLDKRTEHGKEKANKAFSGKTID, encoded by the coding sequence ATGGGAGCAAAAAAAATCGCGCTCGTGCTGAGTGGCGGAGCATTTAACGGAGCCTTTCAAATGGGTGCACTGCAATACATGAACACTCACTGGGCAGAGATATTTCCCACGTATAGTACACCTATGAAGTTTGATATTGTAACAGGGATTTCCGTCGGCGCGCTGAATGGGGTCTTCGTTGCATCGGAAAGGTTTGAGGAACTGGAAAAGTTCTGGCAGAAGTTGTCTGACAACGGCGCAGAAGAGGTTTTCACCTCTGAATACATTGATACAAAATCACAATCGGATAAGCTGGAGTTTCGAAAATTCTCCTTCTGGAAACAGATCATCTTGCTCTTCAAAATAAAAAAGCTGATAAAGGAAACCAAGGCTCTAGCCGACATAGCTCCCCTGCATCAGAAGCTTAAGGACACTGTAACAAGAGCAGCTGTGAAGACCAATTTTAAATGTGGGTTGGCAACCCTCAACGATCAGGGTAAATATCAATCCTTTGGGGCTGAAGATTTTTCAACAGATGAGGATTTTCAAAATGCAATCCTGGCGTCTGCTTCGATGCCAATCATCTGGAAACCCGTTGAAAAGATCACCACTAAAAACGGAACCGTTATTAGTAATACAGTCGATGGTGGCATTCGCACAGTAGTTCCGCTTGGCGATGCAATTAAAGATATCAAACTTGATGCTGCCTCAGAATATACAATCATCATCGTCAATTGCTGCAGCACAAAAGTAGATTCAGTCGATCCGGAAAAATTAAAGAATTACAACATGGCCGAGATCGCACTGCGGTCTGTTGTCAGCATATCTCAAAACGAGATCACCAATAATGATTCTGAATGGTTTCTGAAGATCAATGACATTCTTGCCCAGCTAAGGGAAGCTAATATCAATCTACCTATCAAAGCGTATGACTTTGAATCTCAATCGAGACTACCACAGGATATTTTAAGGGAATTCAAATTTGTTCTGATCCAACCTGACCCGGAAGTTATGGGGGACGAACTGGTAGCTAACAAAAAGCTCCTTGACAAAAGGACCGAACATGGAAAAGAGAAAGCTAATAAAGCTTTTTCAGGAAAGACAATCGATTAA
- a CDS encoding DUF2911 domain-containing protein: MKQKLLSLVALCFLVVSVAWSQMTLPPSGNNQKSEVTQYMGLSKVTIVYSSPDVAGREIWGKLVPYGMTNLGGFRSSDTNPSPWRAGANENTTITFTTDVEVEGKPLKAGTYGLHMAPGTDEWIIIFSSNAGAWGSFFYIPSEDVLRINVKPAASEFTEWLTYDFSDRQQNSTTARLKWEKIAVPFKISVPNGDDLYVKKIREELSGPKGFNWLNVVAATNFFAGKKLNLDEALAWDQSLIDRNIRYFPIYNSKANVLAAQGKQAEADAVMKEAINLPDATPGQISNYGRTLITQKRPKDAMVVFETNLKRNPGNANALTGMARGYSANGDNKKALKFMQDAFKAETNPQVKTAIDVMVKKLEKGEAIN; encoded by the coding sequence ATGAAACAGAAATTACTCTCGCTTGTTGCTCTGTGCTTCCTGGTCGTCAGCGTCGCATGGTCCCAGATGACTTTGCCACCGAGCGGAAACAATCAAAAAAGTGAAGTGACTCAATACATGGGCTTATCTAAAGTTACCATTGTGTATAGCAGTCCTGATGTAGCCGGTCGGGAGATCTGGGGCAAGCTTGTTCCCTATGGCATGACCAATCTTGGCGGATTCAGAAGTTCTGATACAAATCCCTCTCCATGGAGAGCCGGTGCAAATGAAAACACAACCATAACTTTCACTACGGATGTGGAAGTTGAAGGCAAACCTTTGAAAGCAGGAACGTATGGATTGCACATGGCACCAGGAACGGATGAATGGATCATCATATTCTCAAGCAACGCCGGAGCATGGGGAAGTTTTTTCTATATTCCTTCTGAAGATGTATTACGGATAAATGTAAAGCCAGCCGCAAGCGAGTTTACAGAGTGGCTCACTTATGATTTCTCTGATCGCCAGCAGAACAGTACGACAGCACGATTAAAGTGGGAGAAAATTGCCGTTCCCTTCAAGATCAGTGTACCAAACGGAGATGACTTATATGTAAAGAAGATCCGTGAGGAGTTAAGTGGCCCTAAAGGATTCAACTGGCTGAATGTGGTTGCCGCAACAAACTTCTTTGCCGGCAAAAAACTAAATCTTGACGAAGCTCTTGCCTGGGACCAAAGTCTGATCGACCGTAACATTCGCTATTTCCCGATCTATAATTCAAAAGCAAATGTTCTGGCAGCGCAGGGGAAACAAGCTGAAGCTGATGCCGTGATGAAAGAAGCTATCAACTTGCCAGATGCTACTCCGGGTCAAATATCAAATTATGGCCGGACGTTGATCACTCAGAAAAGACCCAAGGATGCGATGGTAGTTTTTGAGACAAATCTCAAACGCAATCCAGGTAATGCAAATGCGCTGACGGGTATGGCGCGTGGTTATTCTGCAAATGGGGATAATAAAAAAGCATTGAAGTTTATGCAGGATGCTTTCAAAGCTGAAACAAATCCTCAGGTTAAAACTGCAATTGACGTTATGGTGAAAAAACTTGAGAAGGGCGAAGCTATTAACTAG
- a CDS encoding M28 family peptidase, translated as MNKKIILFLASLLTLHFSSSFSQADQDLEKTLTDVNANAIKGHMTFLADDLIEGRQPGTKGFSIASKYIETQFISLGLQPGVDGVSYLQPVPFRKGIVDEAGSSFVLTIKGKQETLTLGKDFIVNPYFPQTESEVKAALVFVGFGVSAPELSYDDYKGVDVKGKIVVYLNGAPSGFPSNERAYFSSASKLTEAIMRGAVGVISFSTPTDNRSSWEAMVRRTKQGSFKWLNKEGKPANAADELKASVSFNPEFASRLFTGSGKTLETVLLNAKSDKPGSFSLNAEASIKVKTAHSFVQGSNLVGVLPGSDPKLKDEYIVYAAHLDHFGKGAPVKGDSIYNGAHDNASGVSILLGIAQAFRNYPKPPARSIIFAVVTGEEYGLLGSDYFINNPSIKPESIVANLAIDMPFFFHPVLDIVPYGAQHSSLSKQVEKAATYLNLKISPDPFPEQVVFVRSDHYSFIKKGIPALFIKSGFMTVPEDKVDRSKSDLAWRSTIYHTPQDDMSQAFDFNAAAMHVKVNFLIGHFINQETTRPSWNPNDFFGGKFGKKEKIDLKK; from the coding sequence ATGAATAAAAAGATCATACTTTTCCTTGCCTCGCTCCTCACCTTACATTTCAGCAGTTCATTTTCTCAGGCTGATCAGGATCTTGAAAAAACACTGACCGATGTTAATGCAAATGCGATTAAAGGCCATATGACTTTCCTCGCCGACGATCTCATTGAAGGACGTCAACCTGGAACAAAAGGATTTTCCATTGCTTCAAAATATATCGAAACACAGTTTATTTCACTTGGACTGCAACCCGGAGTCGATGGCGTTTCTTACCTCCAGCCTGTACCCTTTCGCAAAGGCATTGTTGATGAAGCCGGAAGCAGCTTTGTATTAACGATCAAAGGCAAGCAGGAGACACTGACACTTGGAAAAGATTTTATCGTCAATCCATACTTTCCTCAAACAGAATCAGAAGTCAAGGCAGCTCTGGTCTTCGTTGGCTTTGGAGTTTCAGCACCAGAATTATCATATGATGATTATAAGGGAGTTGATGTTAAAGGAAAGATTGTCGTCTATCTCAATGGAGCACCTTCGGGATTTCCATCCAACGAGAGAGCGTACTTTTCTTCTGCATCGAAATTAACAGAGGCTATTATGCGCGGGGCTGTTGGAGTCATTTCTTTCAGCACACCCACTGATAACAGAAGTTCATGGGAGGCAATGGTAAGAAGAACGAAACAAGGATCATTCAAATGGCTGAACAAGGAAGGTAAACCTGCTAATGCTGCTGATGAGCTAAAAGCTTCTGTCAGTTTTAATCCTGAATTTGCTTCCAGGCTTTTCACGGGTTCCGGTAAAACACTTGAAACTGTATTGCTTAATGCAAAATCAGATAAGCCCGGGTCATTCTCCCTGAATGCAGAAGCATCCATTAAAGTAAAGACCGCTCATAGTTTTGTTCAGGGATCAAATCTTGTAGGCGTACTTCCCGGTTCTGATCCAAAACTAAAAGACGAATACATTGTCTATGCTGCCCACCTTGATCACTTTGGAAAAGGAGCGCCAGTTAAAGGAGATTCCATTTACAATGGTGCTCATGATAACGCTTCGGGGGTATCTATTCTCCTGGGCATCGCTCAGGCATTTCGAAATTATCCAAAACCTCCAGCACGCTCTATCATTTTTGCCGTAGTGACGGGAGAAGAGTATGGATTATTGGGATCAGATTATTTTATCAACAATCCATCGATCAAACCTGAAAGCATTGTCGCTAATCTTGCCATCGACATGCCTTTCTTCTTCCATCCTGTTCTTGATATAGTCCCTTATGGTGCTCAGCACTCCAGTCTTTCAAAACAGGTAGAAAAAGCTGCAACCTATCTCAATCTAAAGATCAGTCCTGATCCATTTCCAGAGCAGGTTGTATTTGTACGTAGTGATCACTATAGTTTTATTAAGAAAGGAATTCCCGCACTATTCATAAAGAGCGGCTTTATGACCGTTCCGGAAGACAAAGTCGACCGTTCAAAATCTGATCTGGCGTGGCGAAGCACAATCTATCACACACCTCAGGATGATATGAGCCAGGCATTTGATTTCAATGCAGCAGCCATGCACGTTAAGGTAAATTTCCTCATCGGGCATTTCATCAATCAGGAAACGACGCGCCCTTCCTGGAATCCAAATGATTTCTTTGGAGGTAAGTTCGGAAAGAAAGAAAAGATTGATTTAAAGAAATAG
- a CDS encoding MFS transporter, with translation MQRKYVVLILLSVLSVITFLDRNAISLAGQRITEELQLTDGQFGWILSAFTIAYGVFEIPTGLMGDRFGAKRILIRVVLWWSFFTIITGFAGGFASLFIIRFMFGAGEAGAYPNTAIAIRGWFPAVERARAQALIWMSSRIGGAIAPFLVIPLQMHYGWRVSFYVLGAVGVVWVLIWTIMYRDAEENHEPVTKSEDGVSWKVWLSNGNFWLLMMMYFCYAGGVFFFISWLPRYLQNGRGITEDQLAYSASLPFFLAAIGCLAGGSISDLLVKKIGMNWGRRLVPLIGLILSGSSMLMVAMITDNSVAIIFLALGLAFMDVTAPVSWAVATSMGGKNSGAITGAMNTAGLLAGTLISVGVGYVVTSFHSYTIPVVVIGALLIFGGFLWLFIDADRKL, from the coding sequence ATGCAACGAAAATACGTCGTACTCATTCTCCTCTCGGTGCTGTCGGTAATTACCTTCCTCGATCGTAACGCAATCTCCCTTGCCGGACAACGGATCACAGAAGAGCTTCAACTAACCGATGGTCAGTTTGGATGGATATTAAGCGCTTTTACCATTGCTTATGGTGTCTTCGAAATCCCAACAGGTCTTATGGGAGATCGGTTTGGTGCTAAACGCATCTTGATAAGGGTTGTATTATGGTGGTCATTCTTCACAATCATTACCGGATTTGCAGGAGGTTTTGCTTCCCTGTTTATCATCAGGTTTATGTTCGGCGCAGGTGAAGCAGGAGCTTATCCCAACACTGCTATCGCCATTCGTGGCTGGTTTCCTGCTGTTGAACGTGCAAGAGCTCAGGCTCTCATCTGGATGTCTAGTCGTATCGGGGGAGCAATTGCACCGTTTCTTGTCATTCCATTGCAAATGCACTATGGCTGGAGAGTTTCTTTCTATGTTTTGGGAGCAGTGGGTGTGGTCTGGGTATTGATATGGACCATCATGTATCGTGATGCCGAAGAAAACCATGAGCCTGTAACGAAGTCAGAGGATGGAGTGTCATGGAAAGTATGGTTGTCCAATGGCAATTTCTGGTTACTGATGATGATGTATTTCTGTTATGCGGGGGGTGTATTCTTCTTTATATCCTGGCTTCCGAGATACTTGCAGAATGGCAGGGGCATCACTGAAGATCAGCTTGCCTACTCTGCATCGCTTCCATTTTTTCTGGCCGCTATTGGCTGTCTTGCCGGCGGATCGATCAGTGATTTGCTTGTAAAGAAGATCGGAATGAACTGGGGCAGGAGGCTGGTACCTTTAATCGGATTGATATTATCGGGATCCTCCATGCTAATGGTAGCCATGATCACTGATAATTCTGTAGCAATCATATTCCTTGCACTAGGGCTCGCATTTATGGATGTCACTGCGCCCGTCTCGTGGGCAGTTGCCACAAGCATGGGAGGTAAGAATAGTGGAGCGATCACTGGCGCTATGAATACAGCAGGTCTGCTTGCCGGAACGCTTATTTCGGTGGGGGTAGGATATGTGGTCACATCATTTCATAGTTATACAATTCCTGTTGTTGTGATCGGAGCTCTATTAATTTTTGGAGGATTCCTCTGGCTTTTCATTGATGCCGATCGCAAGCTCTAA
- a CDS encoding prohibitin family protein, which produces MNNRRLPIIIAGVVGIIILMSVSSSLFFTIESTERAVMFYPFTIGLDKENVIDQGIHWKAPWNKIYIYKVNEQSSDENMDILDKNGLSIHVDITVRYFPIPEQIGYVHQKFTQSYVDVLVIPEVRSTVRQVMGRYTAEEIYSTKRPEVEGAIKNETEKILTANFVTATAVLIRSIVLPEQIKGAIENKLQQEQEALAYQFRLDKEKSEAERKRIAAEGESRANNIINNSLSDKLLKMRGIEATLELSKSPNSKVVIIGSGKDGMPLILGNN; this is translated from the coding sequence ATGAATAACCGCAGATTACCCATTATCATTGCCGGAGTGGTAGGCATCATAATTCTGATGTCAGTATCCTCAAGCTTATTCTTTACCATTGAATCAACCGAAAGAGCAGTCATGTTCTACCCTTTTACCATTGGACTTGACAAGGAAAATGTAATTGATCAGGGTATTCATTGGAAAGCACCCTGGAACAAGATCTATATCTATAAGGTCAATGAGCAATCCTCTGATGAGAACATGGACATTCTTGATAAAAATGGCCTCTCCATTCACGTGGACATCACCGTTCGTTATTTTCCAATCCCCGAACAAATCGGATATGTGCATCAGAAGTTCACTCAGTCATATGTGGATGTACTTGTAATTCCTGAGGTTCGCTCTACAGTGAGACAGGTCATGGGCCGTTACACAGCGGAGGAGATTTACTCAACGAAACGCCCTGAAGTTGAAGGAGCGATCAAAAATGAAACTGAAAAGATTCTCACCGCAAACTTCGTCACCGCAACTGCTGTCCTTATCCGATCCATCGTCCTTCCTGAGCAAATAAAAGGTGCTATTGAAAACAAGCTCCAACAGGAACAAGAGGCATTGGCTTACCAATTCCGCCTTGATAAGGAAAAGAGCGAAGCAGAAAGAAAGAGAATTGCCGCTGAAGGTGAATCACGGGCCAATAACATTATCAATAACAGCTTGTCTGACAAATTATTGAAAATGAGAGGTATAGAGGCAACTTTGGAGCTTTCTAAATCTCCCAATTCAAAAGTGGTGATTATAGGATCAGGTAAGGATGGAATGCCTTTGATTTTAGGAAATAATTAA